The following coding sequences lie in one Pempheris klunzingeri isolate RE-2024b chromosome 13, fPemKlu1.hap1, whole genome shotgun sequence genomic window:
- the LOC139211607 gene encoding M1-specific T cell receptor beta chain-like isoform X2: MIIFFCITFNVILVSGSSLSNQVKQDPAEMYSKPGVTAKITCSHSIEGYTQIFWYKQLKNKEMQFLGYMNVKDGYPEEGVNVTIEGRASKGETCTLTTEQLSLDSSAVYFCAAKHCDSSGNEAYFGGGTKLTVLEPEHPITEPTVKVLPPSQKECRNQKDNEKRKTLVCVASEFYPDHVSVSWQIGEKEVTDGVATDSAALRNGKYYSITSRLRVSAEVWYEPSNKFICTVSFFINETTKKNSSAFIHGEKAKDTNAMTREKYLRITQSAKLTYSVFIVKSSIYGAFVAFLVWKLQGSSGKQNY, translated from the exons ATGATCATTTTCTTCTGTATCACCTTCAATGTTATACTGGTTTCAG GTTCCTCTCTCAGCAACCAAGTCAAGCAGGATCCAGCTGAGATGTACAGCAAACCAGGAGTAACAGCCAaaatcacatgttcacacagtaTTGAGGGCTATACCCAGATCTTCTGGTACAAGCAATTAAAGAACAAAGAGATGCAGTTCCTGGGATACATGAATGTAAAAGATGGATATCCTGAAGAAGGAGTAAATGTGACGATAGAAGGGAGAGCAAGTAAAGGAGAGACCTGCACATTAACAACTGAACAACTCAGCCTGGACAGCAGtgctgtgtatttctgtgctgcta AGCACTGTGACTCTAGTGGTAATGAAGCTTACTTCGGTGGAGGAACAAAGTTAACAGTTTTGG AACCAGAACATCCCATTACCGAACCAACAGTGAAGGTGCTTCCACCTTCACAAAAGGAGTGTCGAAACcaaaaagacaatgaaaagagaaagaccCTAGTTTGTGTGGCCAGTGAATTCTACCCAGACCATGTCAGCGTGTCCTGGCAGATCGGAGAGAAGGAAGTCACTGATGGAGTGGCAACTGACAGCGCTGCCCTGCGGAATGGCAAATATTACAGTATcaccagcaggctgagggtcTCTGCCGAAGTTTGGTACGAACCCAGCAATAAATTCATATGCACTGTCAGCTTCTTCATCAATGAGACAACTAAGAAAAATTCTTCAGCTTTCATTCATGGTGAAAAAG CTAAAGACACAAATGCCATGACGAGAG AGAAATATTTGAGGATCACACAGAGCGCCAAACTCACCTACAGTGTTTTTATCGTCAAGAGCAGCATCTATGGAGCCTTTGTGGCCTTTCTGGTGTGGAAGCTTCAG GGTTCCAGTGGAAAGCAGAACTACTGA
- the LOC139211607 gene encoding M1-specific T cell receptor beta chain-like isoform X1: MKPSPFIVFWISVFWIKGVFLNKEKQVFQSPAELLIEPKDETKLTLTHQIQSYDTILWYQRSPGNTSLKLIGYVSYKAVTVESPFQSHFNVSGDGEKAAFLHILSPRHPEDSGEYFGAASMHSSYPAYFGEGTRLTVLEPEHPITEPTVKVLPPSQKECRNQKDNEKRKTLVCVASEFYPDHVSVSWQIGEKEVTDGVATDSAALRNGKYYSITSRLRVSAEVWYEPSNKFICTVSFFINETTKKNSSAFIHGEKAKDTNAMTREKYLRITQSAKLTYSVFIVKSSIYGAFVAFLVWKLQGSSGKQNY; encoded by the exons ATGAAGCCGTCTCCTTTCATCGTTTTCTGGATCTCAGTCTTCTGGATTAAAG GAGTTTTCctcaataaagaaaagcaggtGTTTCAGAGTCCAGCTGAACTGTTGATTGAGCCGAAAGATGAAACTAAGCTGACCTTGACACATCAAATCCAGAGCTATGACACTATTCTCTGGTATCAGCGCTCACCAGGAAACACTTCCCTAAAACTGATTGGTTATGTTTCTTACAAAGCTGTAACGGTTGAGTCGCCATTTCAAAGCCACTTTAATGTGAgcggagatggagagaaagcagCTTTTCTTCACATCCTGAGCCCGAGACACCCTGAAGACAGCGGAGAATATTTTGGAGCAGCAAGTATGCACA GCAGCTATCCTGCTTATTTTGGAGAAGGAACCAGGCTAACAGTTCTTG AACCAGAACATCCCATTACCGAACCAACAGTGAAGGTGCTTCCACCTTCACAAAAGGAGTGTCGAAACcaaaaagacaatgaaaagagaaagaccCTAGTTTGTGTGGCCAGTGAATTCTACCCAGACCATGTCAGCGTGTCCTGGCAGATCGGAGAGAAGGAAGTCACTGATGGAGTGGCAACTGACAGCGCTGCCCTGCGGAATGGCAAATATTACAGTATcaccagcaggctgagggtcTCTGCCGAAGTTTGGTACGAACCCAGCAATAAATTCATATGCACTGTCAGCTTCTTCATCAATGAGACAACTAAGAAAAATTCTTCAGCTTTCATTCATGGTGAAAAAG CTAAAGACACAAATGCCATGACGAGAG AGAAATATTTGAGGATCACACAGAGCGCCAAACTCACCTACAGTGTTTTTATCGTCAAGAGCAGCATCTATGGAGCCTTTGTGGCCTTTCTGGTGTGGAAGCTTCAG GGTTCCAGTGGAAAGCAGAACTACTGA